Proteins found in one Pseudanabaena sp. FACHB-2040 genomic segment:
- a CDS encoding aspartyl/asparaginyl beta-hydroxylase domain-containing protein: MIEFYDPSQFEFVPNLETHWQIIQRELSQLHQNNFLAWPEKHLYGTGWDTFGLYAFGIRIGKNCSLCPETTKLVQKIPRLATAGFSTLAPGTHIAPHTGYPDGLLRCHLGVIIPETNSEKCGIRVGSETRHWEEGKCLIFSDKVEHEAWNLSERPRTVLLLDFQEGV, from the coding sequence ATGATTGAATTTTACGATCCATCTCAATTTGAGTTTGTACCTAATCTAGAAACTCATTGGCAGATTATTCAACGCGAACTAAGTCAACTGCACCAAAATAATTTTCTTGCTTGGCCTGAAAAGCATTTATATGGCACAGGTTGGGATACGTTTGGTTTGTATGCTTTTGGCATCAGAATAGGCAAAAACTGTAGTCTTTGTCCAGAAACAACAAAGCTAGTACAAAAAATTCCTCGGCTTGCTACAGCCGGATTTTCCACTTTAGCACCTGGTACGCATATTGCACCTCACACTGGCTATCCCGATGGACTATTGAGGTGCCATTTGGGGGTCATCATTCCTGAAACCAATTCTGAAAAGTGTGGAATTCGGGTAGGTTCTGAAACACGACATTGGGAAGAAGGAAAATGTTTGATTTTTAGCGACAAGGTAGAGCATGAAGCGTGGAACTTGAGCGAGCGCCCCAGAACCGTTTTGTTGCTTGACTTCCAAGAGGGTGTTTGA